A region from the Arachis ipaensis cultivar K30076 chromosome B01, Araip1.1, whole genome shotgun sequence genome encodes:
- the LOC107610786 gene encoding uncharacterized protein LOC107610786: MSEEKKIIIRDLEFGGLMHIPLLRVHHQILRELANSFKLGENRLETGYGSFKVRQKTIGAALGINTSGDLFPQKVNYKDLSEDDKQIFRRFQGKTLKNLTDEMMAIGVDNEQDRLMFKRIFILYIQMAFLLPTTINKISHVHLAPIFEMDTITERNWGGHVLSFIIKGITNYKLKKKKAIDGCLFALMIIYFHLSKNKDKKRAERPPEPWIANWSKEQLVERMRAEMEEHMVSEQNILGVFYLPECC; encoded by the exons atgagcgaggagaagaaaataattaTTAGGGATTTAGAATTTGGTGGCCTGATGCACATCCCGCTgctaagggtgcatcaccaaaTATTAAGGGAGTTGGCTAACTCCTTCAAATTAGGGGAAAACAGACTGGAAACCGGCTACGGTTCATTTAAAGTAAGACAAAAAACAATAGGGGCTGCGCTTGGCATCAACACGTCAG gagatctatttcctcaGAAAGTCAATTATAAGGATCTTTCTGAagatgacaaacaaatttttagaagatttcagggtaagaccctcaaaaatCTGACAGATGAGATGATGGCTATTGGCGTTGATAATGAACAGGATCGCCtcatgttcaagaggattttcatcctctatatacagatggcgttcctgTTACCAAccacaataaacaaaatctcacATGTGCACCTGGCCCCAATTTTCGAGATGGACACAATAACAGAGCGGAACTGGGGAGGacatgttttgagttttatcatCAAGGGCATAACAAATTATAAgctaaaaaagaaaaaggcaattgaCGGCTGCCTATTTGCCCTGATGATAATTTACTTTCATCTatcaaaaaataaagacaagaagaGGGCAGAAAGACCTCCAGAaccctggattgccaactggagtaAGGAGCAGTTGGTCGAAAGAATGAGGGCAGAAATGGAGGAACATATGGTAAGTGAACAAAAtatcttgggtgtattttatttacctgaatgctgctaa